Sequence from the Spartobacteria bacterium genome:
GTTTATAATGCTGCCTGTCCTTGTTTTCCTCACTGCATATCGCGGTGTGTGAGGCGGGCTTTTTTGTGTGGAGTGGATAAATGGACGGGGAAAAGTTATGAATATCGGCGGGACTGGGTTCGGGATCGGTTGAAAGCGATGTCGGAGGCTTTTGCGGTGGATATTTTGGCGTTTTCGGTGATGAG
This genomic interval carries:
- a CDS encoding transposase encodes the protein MSRCVRRAFLCGVDKWTGKSYEYRRDWVRDRLKAMSEAFAVDILAFSVM